The following proteins are co-located in the Flammeovirga kamogawensis genome:
- a CDS encoding peroxiredoxin family protein, which yields MKYLISIISLLFLHQITFGQEKDIYKKYGIEVNTLQPGLNVGDIAPQFSGVDQNGNSIQLSELLKKGPVVVNFFRGSWCPSCYKHLKSLRDSLDEINATGATLIMISPEEQNSLNDFARKKGFTFSMISDKDLSIMNGYKVTFEVTEKYQKKIKTFLFTDIAANNAIKQASLPVPATFIIGKDGTIIAKQYDPQYSNRMSPTAIINALNEE from the coding sequence ATGAAATATCTAATCTCCATAATCAGTTTACTTTTTTTACATCAAATTACTTTCGGTCAAGAAAAAGATATTTATAAAAAATATGGAATTGAAGTAAATACGCTACAACCAGGATTAAATGTTGGCGATATAGCTCCTCAATTTTCTGGAGTTGATCAAAATGGAAATTCAATACAATTATCAGAATTATTAAAAAAAGGACCTGTTGTGGTTAATTTTTTTCGTGGAAGTTGGTGTCCATCATGCTATAAACATTTAAAAAGTTTACGTGATTCTTTAGATGAAATTAATGCAACTGGAGCTACATTAATTATGATTAGCCCGGAAGAACAAAATTCTTTAAATGATTTTGCGAGAAAAAAAGGGTTTACTTTCTCAATGATTAGTGATAAAGATTTAAGTATAATGAATGGGTATAAAGTAACATTTGAGGTAACTGAAAAATATCAGAAAAAGATAAAAACATTTCTTTTTACAGACATTGCCGCAAATAATGCTATTAAACAAGCTTCTTTACCAGTACCTGCAACATTCATTATTGGCAAAGACGGGACAATAATTGCCAAGCAATATGACCCTCAATATTCAAATAGAATGAGCCCAACTGCAATTATTAATGCTTTGAATGAAGAATAA